Part of the Sinorhizobium sp. BG8 genome, CAAGGTCGCGGTAGCCGCAACTCTGTTCTGCGGGGCATTGGCCCAAGTCGCCGAAGCGGCCGACCGGACGCGGTTCCATCACCGGCACAACTCGCATGCCCGCAACCACAAGAACAAGATTCCCGACATAAACACGTTCAACGGAAACCGCCCATACTTCGGAACCAACCGACGCTTTGCCTGGGACGGCCGTGGCGATTGGGGCGGCCGGGGTAACTGGGGCGGTCGGGGTGATTGGGGCGACCGGGGGAATTGGCAAGGACAGCGCCAGTGGCGTGGGCAGCGCAACTGGAACAATGGCGACCAGTTTCCACGCATAAACACGTTCAACGGAAATCGCCCCTACTACCGGGGCTATGGACCCTATGCCTGGGACGGACAGACCAACTACGGGCGCCGCGGATATTTCGGCCGGGACGAGATCGTGATCAGGAACCAGCGCCCGTGGCCGACCGGCCAGACCAGCAGCGGTTATGAGAACAACTTCTACGGCGGCGCCCTTTCCGCCTACAACGATCCGGGCAACGGCATGTATTTCTACTGGGCGGGCAATGACTTCCCGGGTATGGACAGGATGCCGCCAATGCCGTCGCGGGGTGGCAAGGTCATCGCCGTGACGCCGGGCTATACCGGCGGCTGCTCATGGGAATCAGGCGTCTGTGTGGTGAGGCCCTGAGGGACACAGTCCTCAGGCGGGTTCCGGCAGGAACCGCCAGACGGTCGTCTTCTTGACTTCGCTGTCTTCCAGCTGGCGGGTGACGGAAACCTCGTAACTCGCGAGCGCCTCCATGCGCTGGCGCGGGCAATAGCTGCGCCCGGGATCGCCGACCATCACGAGCGCGCCCCGCTGCGCAAGGCGAGAAAACCACGGCACAAGCCGATCGGCGAACTCGCGATCGTAGAAGACGTCACCGGCAAGGACGACATCCCAGCCCTCATCGCGTCCGATGAGATCGTCTTTCAGGAATGTCAGCCGCACATCGTTGAGGGCAGCGTTCAGCCGCACTGCGGTTTCCGCCCAGGGATCGATGTCGGCGGCCGTCACGTGCTCGGCACCCGCCATGGCAGCGGCAATGGCTACGAGGCCCGATCCGCTGGCGAAATCCAGTACGCTGCGGCCTCTCACCAGCTCCGGATTATCGATGACATGCCGTGCAAGCCCCTGCCCGCCCGCCCAGGCGAACGCCCAGAACGGCGGCGGCAGTCCGATCTCCTCGAGCTCCGCCTCCGTCTTCAGCCAGAGCTCGTGAGCTTCAGACGCGAGATGCAACCGAACTTCGGGCACGTGCGGCGGAACCAGCACACCGGTATTCGCCAGAATGAAGCTCTCCGGATCTGTCTTCACGCTTCCGTCCTGTCGGGCCGGCTGCAGCCCTCGTTCTCGGATCTCACTTCGGCGGATTGTCCAGTCCGCCCATGCGGCAGACCTCGATCCACTCATCATCGGTTACGGGCTGTACCGAAAGCCGCATCGACGTCACCAGCGACATTTCGGACAGGGCCGGATTGGCCTTGATGTCCTTCAGGCTCACCGGCCGCGGCAGGTCACGAACGGCACGGATATCGACGCAGTCCCAGCGCGGATCGTCACCTGCAGTGGAATCAGGGTGGGAGAGCGCGCAGACCTCCGTGATGCCGACGATCTCCAGCCCTTCGTTCGAGTGATAGAAGAACCCCTTGTCGCCGATCTTCATCGCACGCATGTTGTTGCGCGCGAGATAGTTGCGCACGCCCGTCCATTCCGTTCCCTGCTCGCCTGCTTCCTTCTGCATGGTCCAGGACCATTTGAACGGTTCGGACTTATACAGCCAGAATGCCATTCCTTCACGCCTCCGGCTTGTTGAACGTCCAGGTCCAGGGCTTCACGTCCACGGTCGCGAACAGGCCCGCCTTGCTGAACGGATCGGCCTCTGCAAGCGCGCGGGCCGCATCGAAGCTGTCTGCCTTGACGACCACGAGGCTGCCGTTTGGTTTGCCGTCGCCATCGAGGAACGGCCCGGCGAATGCGAGCCTGCCTTCGGCGTTGAGGCGATTGAGGTGCTCCACATGCGCGGGGCGGGTATCGAGCCGCAGTTGAAGGGAGTTCGGTTTGTCGGTGCAAAGGAGAGCGAAGTACATGTCAGTCGTTCCTTTCGTTGATCATTCCTGAGTGATTGGGCGGGACATCAGCTGCACGATCGCCGTCTTGATGTCCATGCGGCCACCGACGATCGCGGCAACCGCTGCCGTGACCGGCATATCGATGCTCAGCTTTTCGGCGACCGAGGCGGCCACCGACGCAGCAAACGCGCCTTCGACGAGGTCGCCGGGCCATCCGTCCGCCGTTCCGTGCCGACCGAGCGCGATGCCGAAGCGCAGATTGCGCGACTGGTGGCTTGTTCCCGTCAGCACGAGATCGCCCAGACCCGAAAGACCAGTCACCGTGATCGGATCGCCCCCATGTGCCGCAACGAATCGCGACATTTCCGCCAGCCCTCTCGCTATCAGTGCCGCCCGGGCGGAATCGCCGAGCCCCGCGCCTTCCACGATTCCGCAGGCGATCGCGAGCACATTCTTGAGCGCCCCGCCGAGTTGCACTCCGATGCGGTCGGCGGATGGATAGAGCCGGAAGGTCGGCCCCGAAAGAGTCTCGGCGATTTCAGCGGCCTGTCGCGCCGTCTCCCCGGCG contains:
- a CDS encoding EVE domain-containing protein, with the translated sequence MAFWLYKSEPFKWSWTMQKEAGEQGTEWTGVRNYLARNNMRAMKIGDKGFFYHSNEGLEIVGITEVCALSHPDSTAGDDPRWDCVDIRAVRDLPRPVSLKDIKANPALSEMSLVTSMRLSVQPVTDDEWIEVCRMGGLDNPPK
- a CDS encoding NAD(P)H-dependent glycerol-3-phosphate dehydrogenase, whose protein sequence is MSDRKKVVVVGAGAFGTALATVAAAKGDCDVVLLARQESVAREVSERHRSEKVLPGIDLSQNLTASIDPTVLQGAPIVLFAMPSQAQRTAARELASYLDPQASVAICAKGMEKSSGRLLTEVLEEELPGRHVAVLSGPGFAADIAKGLPTAMVIAGETARQAAEIAETLSGPTFRLYPSADRIGVQLGGALKNVLAIACGIVEGAGLGDSARAALIARGLAEMSRFVAAHGGDPITVTGLSGLGDLVLTGTSHQSRNLRFGIALGRHGTADGWPGDLVEGAFAASVAASVAEKLSIDMPVTAAVAAIVGGRMDIKTAIVQLMSRPITQE
- a CDS encoding YciI-like protein, producing MYFALLCTDKPNSLQLRLDTRPAHVEHLNRLNAEGRLAFAGPFLDGDGKPNGSLVVVKADSFDAARALAEADPFSKAGLFATVDVKPWTWTFNKPEA